TACAAAAATTTTCTATAGGTGATAAATACTATTTGTATAGCTACCAAATCTGCCTCACagttttttggcatttttttttttttttttttttttttttttttgtggctgTAGCGGGGCGGGGGCTCTCTAAAAAAGGTATTTCCAAAATTCTCGCTTTTTGTactttaattccaaattaaacaaagttttaaaatatttttgctcaatTACTTCAGAGGATACAATTACACAAAAACTATTTCCGCACcacttataaattcaaaatattagcttttcAATGACgcgaatgtttttctttttttttccttatatagtGTGTTTCCctctaactttaaaaatattttttatatatatttttattttacattaacatttttcattgttatatttacaacatttgAGTACGCGCCATCTGCGACGTTATTCAAGATGTTtctttgtgtgtatgtgtgtgcacgttattacaaatataaaatcaagggtaaattttaaacataatacaaAAGAGGTATACAAAGCATTAAATATCATCATGATGTGATATTTTGAACGAGACAGGAAATAAAATTAGCTACACGAAtctcatttagatttttttccatattcCTTCCAGGTATCCATTTTGTGTTTGCTACTGCTGTCCACTTGCTTGGTTTCTGAAGCCACCTTTCACAaactgatgatgatgatgatgcagCATCCTAAAAACACCTGTCCGTCCAACTGCTGTCAGATGGTTAAGTGTCCCAAGCCAAAATGCCACCCCCATCAAGTAATGAAACCTAACGCCGGCTGGTGCGGATGTTGTCCCAAGTGCATGACTCAACTTAGTAAGTAAAAACAAATCCGTTTtaggaaaatgttgaaaaaagtgATACACATGTcgttttttcaatttatctatatatttaaaactagttGATATACGTGGCATTACTTGAGATTTAATGTGGAAtacttttaacataatttttttttgtttatttgacaTTAATATATTATGACGTCATccatttcagtattaaaaattagTACTGAAATATCAATTGAATCAAACGATTTTTATGAACTGCCgatagctaatatttttttatattagtacaGCAAATTTTGCTCTCAAATGCTtaagtgaaaaagaaagaaaatttaaaatttcggaaGTAAACCTGAAAATGAATCAACAAAGTCTCTAAAGCATAGTCTTCAATAGAGTATGGGCGGTTGTTACAAATGTAGGTTGGAATGAAATGCTCCAGAATcatgaagaaaatagaatttaatgttttaaatatttagaatctaCAGGGTGGTCACAATTAAACTTTCCCTATAatcagcatcctacaacgcaaacgggtgaacggattgcatcgaaatttggtatgcaaactatacacgagatgcgctggcggaattttgagaaaaaaattaattttaaaatgttccccAGATGgcgctttttctttaaaaaccttaattttaactcaataaacgaccaaaatggaatacagaaacaatattaacatttattgactagtttctgatcaccttctCATCGAACTACATTTAGTAAATGGTAAGGAAAGAATAACAATACGCTGtttaaggaggggggggggagagttctgtttgcagaaacaagaacagattggGACGATATTGCACAAGAGGAACAGtcgttaatcgtgtccaggatgatgtagggaaaggttCTCCATGCGATCACCCTCATTCGCcagcaaaatttcaagtcgatggacagtgtgttcaataGCAGATCTTAACTGATCAGTTTGATGCTTTGCACATGAAGTGTTATGGAGTTCTTTAcgtcattcaacgtcgcaacacGATACAGTCATCATTACAGCCACAAACATCGACAGAAAACATaacaacgactgcaaacgtttcttaccctaacatgttttctttaaagcttcctcttctttgCAAGCATGCAAATCGCGAcattttttcctagaactgacagcttttcccggttttatattttattactcataattcttgttctggatttttaatattttttctacattcctttttggttttttatcgtgttaaatttaatgtttttccggaaaaggtgccttctggtggacattttggaactaatttttttttccccgaaaTTCCATGAGCGCATCTTATGTAaagtctatacaccaaatttcgttgcaattcgTTCAACCGTATGCGTTGTaagatgctgtttataggggaagttatAATAACCACCCTGTACAACCAAAGAAACAGAACGAACAGAACGAAGTCTTAACAATGAAGGAATTAAAGGCTAGGAAAAtgggaaaataagaaaatattacctTTTCATCAAGTAAATAAAATCATCATTTGTTCCAGGAGTATCATAGTAGATCATTAACATTCTAGCATTATTTCCTTCTTGCAACTGCAGAAGAAAAGAGAAGAGAAAGAtcgtctcccccccccccccacttcctTGTGTCTTCAGTTATAGCCCAGACGGTTGTACTTCAGTAGTATAGCAATTGAAGGGTGCCATCTAGTAGAACTGAATCTAGCAAATATCacatacattaattgaaaaaatatctctattaaccgcttaactgttttgcccgagtgccatacatgcatagatttatcgaattttgaaagttgtaagcaaaaaataagccattcataacgattataattcaatattaaaattacttcgaatacatagataagtcaagtattcaaaggatttccatttgaaacaaaataagaaaatagttccaaaatagaaggtgccatcttattagatagtaaagaaaataaaacagttaaggggttaaaacaAAATACCCAACAATATTGTAATGATATCTTCGCGATATTGGCCGGTATTTAGAATACCGAACAATATTGTAGAGATATCATGCAACATCTTGTGTGTAATAGGGATTGGATATCAATCGGATAAGAGTTCAAAAATGACACCCCTCCTTTCCTAAAACAGTAGctaaagtattaataataaatctaaattaactACGTTTCTAATATTTATCTGATATTACTAACTAAACTCAGATAGctgaaaggtaaaaaaaagttGAACAATAACTGTACGGCAtttctattgataataaaaatagttgtttcttttgcttgattttaaaaagtagagaaagtaactcatgttaataaatttcaacaatttgaaaaaaaattatttatattgtgcATTATTTATGTAAGCAACTTTAACCCTGGAAGTTTGAATTCCCTCCTGCATTTCGTCATATTCTAAACCTCAAAgctgttttatttgctttcagaAATGGGTCACCCATGCAAACCGAAGCCGAAGCATCCTTGCCCTATGATGCCCACTTCTGAATGCGGCCATGGACTTAAATGCAAACATGGAAAGTGCTGTAAATGAAGATTCTTCTGAAAAATGGAAATGTGCTGTTCGGGAAGGGCTTAGACATCTGGAAAGTACAATATACTGCCTCGTACTAGAACTGTTGCTTATTGTCACGGCAATTCTTAATTTCTCTGCGTCGGCATTTTAAACATGTCTTTACTACAAAGAAAACTCCAACTTtagcaataaagtatttttttcaaaaatcctaGTTTGTCTTCATATATATGAAGTTAAAATCCTGTTTTTAAATCTTAACCTTATTTACACATAGATATCGAAACGATATTGTTACAATGGTATTCGATATTGTGAATGTTATTCAATATCATGGAAATATAGTAGCAATATCCCAGAATACATTGTACTGTTCAGGAAGCATATAGATACTTGGAGAAGTACACGGGAACTTGAGAATTGATCTTAATCTGaatagatttgattttaaaaactagatAAGAGAaagtgtgcgtgtgtgcgtgctcGCGCATGTGATTAGATTAATTGATAATTGTATCCCActaatcagaataaaaaattgGAGCTGAACATTAACTCAGGTAAGCTCTCTTGTATCTTTAAATCTTCAACTTAAAAGTCTAATTCTTGTTGAAGAAAAAGACGAAACAACTTTACGAGAGAGGTCAATAatgttgttaattaaaaactaatattgaGTTAGCATTGAGTATCAAAGTAGAGGAAGGGGGGGGTgataattttcataacttttcatatgCAGATGTCTCCTCTctctatttcataattaaaatacaacGGCTGAAGTcgtgaaattacaataaaaaggaACAAATTAATATTCGTAATCCTCCCTTTTCATGAATCAAGATATTAAACTTCATAAAGGGacaatcataaatttcaaacatattttctttaGAGGAGACAAATgagatagaatatttaaaattacaactaatatttaaggaagaaatattaaGGAGTCGAAATCAGTTGAGAATGgtgtagtttaaaattataatgtatcaAATCGATCCATCTTAAAGTAATCTCAAGAACTTCATGAAATCctgattaaatttaacataacaaatatattaaaggaGATATATGCTAATAAGCAATACATATCATACACCCAGTGAGGATTTTAGGTATGTTGCAGCTCTAGACAGTGCACATGAAAAAGATTCCGCTATAATAATATTTGCCAAAAATTAATGGCCAATTACAATTTAAGCTTCAACACATTCTTAacttaatagtattttaattaattattttatgttaattcttATTCTCTGATGTAATCCCATGAAGGGGTGGGGGAAGGTATatcagatatgaggatgagaagttgaAATGATTGATTCTAACCTACCGGGTGGGTACAGAAACTGTGTAGAGTCGActgtggtcggtgatggcccttaggatggCCTTCTTGCCAATGCTATTGCAAAGTTGTCGTCCTTCAGAGCTTTACATGGGATTTCAAGATGTATCAGAAAAATCAACGTGTAATTACTCTCAAATGTACGGAGAATACAAAGAGAAACAGCAGGAAAGATGTTGCTAAAACTTCTTACTTATTCTCTGAGAAAGGTATTTTCCCTTATCTTCCCCTCCGCCACCTCATAAAACTGTTGACCTTCGGCAAGATCTTGAacgccatttttattttcaacatctcGCGCATACGAGTTTTTTTCTTCatccatctatacttatatataaagctcaatgtgtgtgtgtgtgtgtgtgtgtgtgtgtgtgtgtgtgtgtgtgtgtgtgtgtgtgtgtgtgtgtgtgtgtgtgtgtgtgtgtgtgtgtgtgtgtgtgtgtgtgtgttgccgctctacagaaaagaccatttgacctacagctacca
The window above is part of the Argiope bruennichi chromosome 7, qqArgBrue1.1, whole genome shotgun sequence genome. Proteins encoded here:
- the LOC129976423 gene encoding fungal protease inhibitor-1-like is translated as MMRLQKSLSMVSILCLLLLSTCLVSEATFHKLMMMMMQHPKNTCPSNCCQMVKCPKPKCHPHQVMKPNAGWCGCCPKCMTQLKMGHPCKPKPKHPCPMMPTSECGHGLKCKHGKCCK